ttggccgggcgcggtggctcacgcctgtaatcccagcactttgggaggccgagacgggcggatcacgaggtcaggagattgagaccatcctggctaacacggtgaaaccctgcctctactaaaaatacaaaaaattagccgggcatggtggtgggcgcctgtagtcccagctactcgggaggctgaggcagagaatgcgtgaacccgggaggcagagcttgcagtgagccgagatcgtgccactgcactccagcttgggggacagagcgagactccgtcccaaaaaaaaaaaagaaattacagagtTAAGTCTTTAGCTTGGTATTCAGAGCTCCTTCCAGTCTTTTCACTCAAGCTAAGCCtgtctctttatatttttttctgaatggcTGTTTCACTTccctgtatttgtatttttattcatatattgttCTCTACCTAGAATGTTCTTAATTGACTGCATATCTACCTGTAGTTACTCAACTCTTTCTATTGACATTCTGCTTATTTAGGATCAAGTTGTTGTGCAAAGCTTCATGATTTTAGTGCTTCTTCAGTAGATACCAACAAGATCAGTATTTTAAGATAGGAttttggctgggtgtgttggctgatgcctgtaatctgtgcactttgggaggccgaggcaggtggatcacttgagaccagcctgggcaacatggtgaaaccccatctctacaaaaaaatacaataattaactgggtgtggtggtgtgcacctgtagttccagctacttagggaggctgaggtgggaggattgattgcacctgtgaggttgaggctgtagtgagctgtgattgtgccactgccctccagcctgggtgacagagacagaccaaccctatctcaaaaaaacacaaaaagaatttTGTGCCCAAGTTTGGGGCTTGCCACATAACTTTTATAAATGgaggtaaaattttatttatgaattaccAATTCAGCATCCACTGTTTTGTGAAACCTTGTGATGAGagactttttccttttccaggaCACAGAATTTCCAGGTGTTGTGGTGCGACCAATTGGTGAATTTCGTAGTTCCATAGATTACCAATATCAGCTTCTGCGGTGCAATgttgaccttttaaaaattatccagctgGGCCTTACATTCACAAATGAGAAGGGAGAGTATCCTTCTGGAATCAATACTTGGCAGTTCAATTTCAAATTTAACCTTACGTAAGTGATTTCTAAATAAATGCgttaattttaagttttgttttcacTGAATCCAGGTGGGTGTTGGATAGAGCGGTCAAGCAGAGGACGGAACAGGGAATCTCAGCAAGTGAAGTCCTGCTTAAAGAACTGCAGCAGCTCAacaatgaaaagataaacaacccaactaaaaatgtgcaaaagatagACTTTTCTTGAAAGATAATGTACAgatggccagtaagcacatgaaaagatgctcaacatcattagtcatgagggaaatgcaaattaaacccacattgggataccacttcacacccactagaatggctatagtCAAAAAGACATAATAAGTGTTgttgagggtgtggagaaaattggaaccctcatacattgctgctgGGAATATAGAATTTTGGGGGAAATTCTGGAAAATAGTTTTGCAGTTCCtgaaaaggttaaacatagagttgccatatgacctagcaattccactcctaggcagTGGAaaattccatggtatgtatataccgcattttgtttattcatctgttgatagacacgtGGGTTTTTTCTACCTCTTGACTgttgtgaatattgctgctatgaacatgggtgtgcaaatatttcttcaaggTCTTGCCTTCAGTTCTTTTGGATGTATGCCCaggaattttcaaagaaaatttcgGGGAGACTGTCATTTTGCTGATTGCATAAAATGATGTTAGTGTACTTCCTATTGTATCCTGCTTTGTTTAACTGGGCATCGGGAGTGTTTCATGATTTAGGAGTAATCTTTTTTTCCTGTCAatacagggtctcgctttgtcacccaggctagagtgcagtggtgctaacatggcttactgcagcctcaatctcccaggcttatctgatcctcccacgtcagccccctaagtagctgggactacaggtgcacgccaccatgcccagctgattttttgtagaaagtgatcagcccgctttggcctcccagagtgttgggattacaggtggagccATTGTTCCTGGaaggagtaattttttttattgttgttcgtATGTTTTGGAAATTTCCTTGAGGTTCAAGTAATTTTGGGAGATCATCTGGATCTTTCCTTTAACTGCATTTTTTAGTTTATTGTCAAAGCCTGTAGTTTgtaccataaaaataatataatacaaggaagaaaaatgagtTATTTCACTGAGTGGTTTGGGTATGTTTgggtttaaaataatgtttacttgcagccgggcgtggtggctcacgcctgtaactccagcactctgggaggccgaggtgggtggatcactggatcacttgaggccaggagttcaagaccagcctggccaatgtggtgaaaccccatctctactaaaaataaaaaaattagctgggtatgctggcaggtgcctgtaatcccagctactcaggaggctgaggtgggaggatcacttgaacctgtgaggtggaggctgcagtgagtcgagattgtgccactgcactccagcctaggtgacagaatgagactctgcctcaagaaaaagaaaaaaaataatgtttacttgGGATTGAAGCCTAGTtataataagcaaaacaaaaaaaaaatgtttatttaagtgGAAAAGAAACTTGTGATTCATCATTGGTTTTAATTtagtggaaaaaaatcaagattgcAGTGGTTTTCTTATTGTCTAACCCAAGTTTATATGAAAAGCAAGTGAAAGTCTAGTGGAACAGGAGTCGTTTAGCTTATTTCCTTACTTTTGTATTACatggtattataaataattcctGTGGTTGAATTAATGGATATATCTTTAGAGTGGAATATTATGACAGTGTTACAATGGATGAG
The genomic region above belongs to Homo sapiens chromosome 5, GRCh38.p14 Primary Assembly and contains:
- the CNOT8 gene encoding CCR4-NOT transcription complex subunit 8 isoform X5; its protein translation is MPAALVENSQVICEVWASNLEEEMRKIREIVLSYSYIAMDTEFPGVVVRPIGEFRSSIDYQYQLLRCNVDLLKIIQLGLTFTNEKGEYPSGINTWQFNFKFNLTYKKEKVNNNTCVA